Within Camarhynchus parvulus unplaced genomic scaffold, STF_HiC, whole genome shotgun sequence, the genomic segment taaatccccaaattttggggtcgAATTCCCAAATTTCGGGGTCCAGATCCCAAATTTCGGGGTTAAATCCCAATCGGCCAATCCCAAATTTCAATTTCCAAATTTTGGGTCCATTATTTGGGTAAAtccaaatttggggttaaatCCCCAAATTCGGGGttaaatttccaaattttggggtccaggTCCCAAATTTCGGGgttaaattcccaaattttgaggtgaaatccccaaatttcggggttaaatttccaaattttgggatccAGGTCCCAGTTGTGGGGTTAAATCCCCAATGGTCCGGGGTAAATCCCATCGGGGTCCAGATCCAAATCGGGgtaaccccaaatttggggaacGGGGTCCTCCAGGGCCCGCATTTCGTTATCCCTGGCCCCGGGttaaatttccaaattttggggtccagATCCCAAATTTCGGGgttaaattcccaaattttgaggTGAAATCTCCAAATTTCGGGgttaaattcccaaattttggggtccaggTCCCAATTGTGGGGTTAAATCCCCAAATTTCGGGttaaatccccaaattttgggctcaaatccccaaatttcccttccCGCCCCAAATCCCCGCCCCCTTCCGATGACGTCACCGGCCCCATTGGCGCCTttgcggccccgcccccccccaattttggggttcccgcCTCCATTTTTGGGGCGCCCGGAGCCGTTTTGTGTCCCCGTGACCTCAATTGGCGCCTCGATGACGTCATCAACCCCCCCAgccggttttggggtgcccggaccggttttggggttttttaatttatttttaggatCGACCTcgttttttttagggttttaatTAAAGGTTTGGGGCTTTTAATTAAAGTTGTTGGGGCGCTGATGACGTCATCAAGGTGGGGATGAAAGGCTTGAGGCGATGACGTCACCGCACCCCAAAAATGCGGCCccgccccccaaaaaaccccagagcgGCCGCGGCCGAATTTGGGGTGAAACCGCTGCAGATCAGGcaagggggaaatgggaattctggggggaatttgggggaattttggggaatttggggtgcggggagggggtggggggggggtttgggggaaattttgagatttttcgggaatttctgggatttttggggggggattttgggggaaattcgggaGGATTTGTGAagcgatttttgggggttttaaggGGAAATTCCGGGGGTTTGGCGTTTTTGtggaggggaattttgggggatttggggaaattttgggggaatttggggtgcgggggaggggtttggggggaaatttgggatttttggggaggttttgggggttttttagggagattttttttgggttttgtgggaaaattcggggggatttgggttttttttttagagaggaatttttgggaatttttggggggatttggggatatttttaggaggatttggggttttttggagaggaattttgggatttttttggggggatttgaggcTTTTTAGGAgaatttgggtattttggggggatttggggaagatttgggggaattttggggaattttgggggaaaatttgggggatttgggggaaatttgggggattttggggcggcggggaggggttgggggagtctgagagattttggggaaattgggggggaaatttggggaatttgagggaatttgggggatttggggtttttagggaatttctgggatattttgggcccattttgggggatttggggaaatttgggggcatttttggggaaattttggggctttgtgggatttttgggcgattttggggttttttgggggggaattttgggttttttccgGGAAAATTcgtgggggtttttttgtttgttttttgtgctTATTTTGAACCTTTTTATCATTTCGATctcatttttgcccatttcGATCATTTCTGGCTGagttttttcccgttttttcccgttttttccccagttttggggCCATGGGGCGTCTGTGCCGGCTGCCGCCGCCGGGGTCGCTCCAAGGGTCCCTCCCggggtcaccccaaaaatcaccccaaaaatcagccccaaaaatcaccccaaaaatcagcccaaggGGCAGCGCCACCCCcggccctgctcccctcccccagcccaggtaagtccccaaaattcccattttttagccccaaaatccccattttagatcccccaaaatccccattttttaccccaaaaatccgcgtttatcccccccaaaatccccattttaaatccccaaaaatcccgatattaaccccaaaacccctcattttaaactccccaaaattcccatttttaacccccaaaatctccatttttagccccaaaacccctcattttaacccccccaaaatcccaatttttaaccccaaaaaatccccattttagccccaaaaatccccattttaaccccccaaattcccattttttagccccaaaacccctcattttaaatcccccaaaatcccaatttttagccaaaaaatccccattttaaatcccacaaaaatcccgatattaaccccaaaaatccccattttaaatcccccaaaatcgccatttttaccccaaactccccatttttagccccaaattccctcattttaaactcccccaaaatccccattttttaccccaaaatcctcattttgtcccccaaaaatccccatttttaaccccaaaatccccattaattagccccaaaacccctcattttaaaccccccaaatctccattttttaccccaaaatccccgtttaTCCCTCCAAAAACCCTCATttttaaccccccaaaatccccatttttaaccccaaaaatccccatttttaacccccccaaaattcccatttttaaccccaaaaatcgccaATTTAgactcaaaaatccccattttaacccccccaaaaatccccattttagcccaaaaatccccattttaagtcccccaaaaatcccgatattaactccaaaaatccccattttatcccccaaaacccctcattttaaacccccaaaatccccatttttacccccaaaaatccccattttaaccccccaaaatccccaatttttaaccccaaaatccccattttaaatccccccaaaacccctcattttaccccaaaacccccattttaaatccccccaaatccatttttaccccaaaaatccccgtttatccctccaaaaacccccatttttaacccccaaaatccccatttttaccccaaaattcccattttaaatCCCCCataatccccatttttaaactccccaaaatccccattttaaatcccccaaaacccccattttaacccccaaaaatccccattttaacccccaaaaatccccattttcaccccccaaaatccccatttttaaacccccaaaaatccccattttaaccccccaaaatccccatttttaacccccaGAAAATCCctatttttaaccccaaaatccccatttttaacccccaaaaatcccatttttaacccccccaaaatccccattttaacccccaaaatccccattttaaatccccaaaaatcccgatattaacccccaaaatccccatttttaacccccaaaatccccatttttaacccccaaaatccccattttaacccccaaaaatccccatttttaaccctttttttcctctctcttccccccGCAGCCGCCCTGCCCGCCGATGACGTCACCGCTGACGTCAGCCCTCCCCGCTTACGTCATTTGGCCGCGGCCGGCGCTGGTGACGCTCGGGGCGCCGCGGGTGGCGCTGCTGGGGGAGCCGCAGCCCCAAATCCGCTGCTTTTAACCCCAAACCTCGCGGCTGCCACCCCCAAACGGAGCATTTTTTtagccccaaaattgggattttgtagcccaaaaattgggatttttaaagcaaaaaattgggattttttagccCAAAATTTCGGATTTTTTAGCCCCAAAATTCGGATGTTTTAGCCccaaattgggatttttaaaagcaaaaattgggattttttagcccaaaaattgggattttttagctcaaaaattcggattttttagccccaaaattgggatgttttagccccaaaattgggatttttaaacccaaaaattggggtttttgaACCCAAAAATTGGGATGTTTTAAAgcccaaaaattgggattttttaacgcaaaaaattggtttttagccccaaaattgggatttttaaagcaaaaaattgggattttgtaacccaaaaattgggatttttttagccccaaaattgggattttttagagcaaaaaattggaatttttagccccaaaattgggatttttaaagcaaaaaattgggattttttagaccaaaaattcggattttttagccccaaaattgggatgttttagccccaaaattgggatttttaaacccaaaaattgggatgttttaaagcaaaatattggAATTTTTTAGCCCaaaaactggaatttttaaacccaaaaattgggatttttaaagcaaaaaattgggattttttaacccaaaatttcGGATTTTGTAACCcaaatattgggattttttagccccaaaattgggatttttaaagcaaaaattgggaattttttaacccaaaattttggattttgtaACCCAAAAATTGGCATTTTTTAGAGCAAAAcgttgggattttttaaagaaaaaatttgaaacttttaacccaaaattcgggggtttttttacccaaaaatcgggatttttaccccaaaatttgtgatttttttaaagcaaaatttgtaattttttaaaaaaaattgtgattttaaaCCCAAATTTGTGATTTCGGACCCAAAATAAAGATTTCCAACCCCAGTTTCGTCTCCTGAGTGCTGAAAACAAAATcgggaattaatttttttttttttttggcacaaatttggattttttagcCCCAAAAATTGAGGAAATTCGGGGCCCTTTAGGGTGGGGGAGGAGCCGAATTTGGCgccattttggggcaattttggcGCCTTTTTGAGGGGGCGTGGTCGAAGGGGCGGGGCTTGGTTAGGCCACGCCCCCTTCTCCTTGTCCCCGCCCTTTAAAAGGGGAACGGTAAcgggttactggtttgtactggtttgtactgggagggactgggagggactgggaggagatttggggttactggtttatactggtttgtactggtttgtactgggagggactgggaggagatttggggttactggtttatactggtttatactggtttgtactggtttgtactggtttgtactgggagggaaatttgggttactggtttgtactggtttgtactggtttgtactggtttggattggtttgtactggtttggactggtttgtactgggagggactgggaggagatttggggttactggtttatactggtttatactggtttgtactggtttgtactggtttgtactgggagggactgggaggagatTTGtggttactggtttatactggtttgtactggtttgtactggtttggactggtttgtactgggagggaaattggggttactggtttgtactgggagggactgggaggaaactgggagggactgggagaagATTTGACagtactggtttatactggtttgtactggttggttactgggagggactgggaggggatttggggttactggtttatactggtttggactggtttggactggtttggactgggatTAACtgggagggaatttggggttactggtttatagtggtttatactggtttgtactgggagggactgggagggaaatttggcttactggtttatactggtttgtactgggagggactgggatgaactgggagggaaattggggttactggtttatactggtttgtactggtttggattagtttggactggtttggactggtttgtactgggagggactgggaggaaactgggagagactgggagaaGATTTGGCagtactggtttatactggtttgtactggttgGTTACTggtttggagtttggggttactgggagggaactgggacaaactgggagggactgggagggaactgggggttactggttcTTACTGGTTTGAGATTTGTGGtgactgggaggggactggcAGGGGATTTGaggttactggtttgtactggtttgagACTTAGGGTtactgggaggagctgggacaaactgggataaactgggagggactgggagggactggtcttactggtttgtactggttcATAccagtccatactggtccatgccggtccataccggtccatactggtttatactggtttatactggtccatggccgagctgctgctgctgacgCGGGTCCTGCCGGgcgcggggggaggggcgggggccgcggcccctcccccacccccggcgggacccctcccccaccccccgaggggggaggggctgtggggggagCCCCTGGCGCTGGGGGTGAGcgactggtttgtactggtttgtactgggtgggactgggagggactgggaggggtttggggttactggttggtactggtttgtactgggagggactggttgggaaagggggtttgggggggactggtttgtactggtttgtactggtttatactggtttggactggtttgtactggtttggactagtttgtactgggagggactggtttgtactggtttgtactggtttatactggtttggactggtttggactggtttgtactgggagggactgggaggggggaaaagggggtttggggggactggtttgtactggtttatactggtttatactggtttggactggtttggactggtttgtactgggagggactggtttgTAGTGGGAGGGACTGGAGGGAACTGGCAtgtactggtttggactggtttggactggtttggactggtttggactgggagggaagctggggttactggtttgtactgggacGGACTGGAGGgaactggtttgtactggtttgtgctggtttatactggtttggactggtttgtactggtttggggtttggggttactggtttgtactggttttgtTGGTTCATACTGGttttactggtttgtactggtttgagGTTCagggttactggtttatactggtctatactggtttggggttactggtttgtactggtttaaactggtttgtactggtttgtactggtttgtactggtttgtactggtttgtggTTACTGGTTTCTACTGGTTTAGGGTTTGtggttactggtttgtactggtttgtactggtctgtactggtctgtactggtctgtactggtctgtactggtttgtactggtctgtactggtctgtactggtctgtactggtctgtactggtttgtactggtttgtactggtctgtactggtctgtactggtctgtactggtttgtactggtttgtactggtttgtactggtctgtactggtctgtactggtttgtactggtctgtactggtttgcggttactggtttgtactgggatgaactgggaggccccggggtgggggaggggcggcttTGGGACATTTTGGACTTTGGAATTCGGGAGcgtttggggtgggggaggggcggggctggggtgggggaggggcggggctggggtgggggaggggccaaaTTTGGGtcctttttggggtgggggaggggcaaatCCGGGTCCcttttgggattgggatttttgggggttttttgagggtgggggaggggcagatTGGGCTCCTTttaggggtgggggaggggcgatTTTCgaggtggggggaggggcaaCTTTGGCTccttttttttgggtgggggaggggcaattttggggtccttttgggggggtttttgttgttgttgtgggttttttgtgggggggggagggtagggggggggggtgggggaggggcaaatCCTGGGTCCTTTTTAGcgttggaatttttggggtttttttggtgggtgggggaggggcaattttgggattgggggagGGGCCATATTTGGCTTCTTTtaagggtgggggaggggccaaaaTTGGGTCTTTTtaagggtgggggaggggccggaTTTGGGTCCTTTtagggtgggggaggggcaaatCCTGGGTGCTTTtaagggtgggggaggggctatTTTTGGGTTGGGGGAGGGGACAAATTTGGCTCCATTtaagggtgggggaggggccgaaTTTGGCTCCATTtaagggtgggggaggggccggaTTTGGGTCCTTTtaggggtggggaggggcaaATCCTGGGTCCTTTTTAacattggaatttttggggttttttggggagtggggggaggggcaattttgggattgggggagGGGCCAAATTTAGGTCCTTTTtagggtgggggaggggcaaatCCTGGGTCCTTTTaaaggtgggggaggggcgtAAATTGACTTCTTTtaagggtgggggaggggccgaaTTTGGGTCTTTTcaagggtgggggaggggcaaatCCAGGGTCCTTTTggcggggt encodes:
- the LOC115916818 gene encoding 36.4 kDa proline-rich protein-like, whose product is MTSPHPKNAAPPPKKPQSGRGRIWGETAADQFWGHGASVPAAAAGVAPRVPPGVTPKITPKISPKNHPKNQPKGQRHPRPCSPPPAQPPCPPMTSPLTSALPAYVIWPRPALVTLGAPRVALLGEPQPQIRCF